The Triticum aestivum cultivar Chinese Spring chromosome 7B, IWGSC CS RefSeq v2.1, whole genome shotgun sequence genome window below encodes:
- the LOC123160941 gene encoding glutamate receptor 2.8 — MTSIFAAATASICLLRSGLQADDLIKNGQVQAIIWGPEVLTKANHATHLRRHRNHIPVISFSSIISPASCAFWLEDPVTVPGGYAKFGFTLGSDSITFPNPETDRQYRRKLDARKSSKSCRSKAGLNIAVPLKLGFQVFVNVTDPYSEKQNVTGYSIDIFEAAIRNLRPLPCYEYFVFNGTYDELVGNVSLGVYDGAVGDVTITAERVTTTDFTMPYTQSGVSMLVLAEDEPDTIRWTFVKPLTRKLWLATMVFFFYTGFVVWMIELPRNQEYQGSSLRQCSTALYFVFSTLTFSHGHTIKSPLSKIVVVIWCFVVLILVQSYTASLSSILTAKRLRPWMTDFDQLRHSGDFVGYQDDSFVRSFLMNHNISESRLKNYTTKEEYADALWKGSNNGGVSAIIDEIPYLTSFLSDRRYGNDFRMLGCIYKTPGFGFAFNLGSPLVHNLSTAILNLAGGDEGSRIEVKWFGTTSSPIGAGTIPDTDSAPLTLESFSGLFVITGSISTLMLLISIMRLIYAKCIELRKADVESVSYSGTDDESRLLQNGIGGNPSPDQQPLHEAGNNHSGGVHMSGENAGDTEPDPVQQNGSVPAGHIQIEMRNI, encoded by the exons ATGACCTCCATCTTCGCTGCAGCTACAGCCAGCATATGCCTCCTTCGCTCTGGCCTACAAG CCGATGACCTGATCAAGAATGGGCAAGTGCAAGCCATCATATGGGGCCCTGAGGTACTGACCAAAGCCAATCACGCCACACACCTGCGCCGCCACCGCAACCACATTCCGGTTATCTCCTTCTCTAGCATTATTTCCCCCGCATCGTGTGCCTTCTGGCTGGAAGATCCTGTAACAGTTCCTGGAGGCTATGCTAAGTTTGGCTTTACACTTGGAAGTGACAGCATAACCTTTCCTAATCCAGAAACCGATAGACAATACAGAAGAAAACTAGATGCACGAAAATCAAGTAAGAGTTGCAGAAGCAAGGCAGGGCTGAATATAGCTGTGCCGCTGAAACTAGGCTTTCAAGTTTTTGTGAATGTTACTGATCCTTATTCCGAGAAACAAAATGTCACTGGCTACAGCATTGATATCTTCGAGGCTGCTATCAGGAATTTACGTCCTCTCCCGTGCTATGAATATTTTGTCTTCAATGGTACTTATGATGAGCTAGTAGGCAACGTGTCTTTGGGG GTCTATGATGGTGCAGTAGGGGATGTGACCATAACGGCTGAACGAGTCACCACCACCGACTTTACAATGCCATACACACAGTCTGGTGTGTCTATGCTTGTGCTTGCCGAGGATGAACCGGATACAATCCGCTGGACATTTGTAAAGCCACTAACTCGGAAGCTCTGGTTGGCAACCATGGTCTTCTTCTTCTATACTGGCTTTGTCGTGTGGATGATTGAACTACCTAGAAATCAGGAGTACCAAGGATCAAGTTTGAGACAGTGTAGCACCGCCCTCTACTTTGTTTTCTCCACTTTGACATTTTCTCATG GTCATACTATTAAAAGCCCCTTGTCAAAAATTGTTGTGGTGATATGGTGCTTTGTAGTGCTGATTCTTGTCCAGAGCTACACAGCAAGCCTGTCATCCATTCTGACTGCAAAAAGACTCCGTCCTTGGATGACAGATTTTGACCAGCTCCGGCACAGTGGTGACTTTGTAGGATACCAAGATGATTCATTTGTGCGGTCGTTCTTGATGAATCATAACATCAGTGAAAGCAGGTTAAAGAACTACACCACGAAAGAAGAATATGCTGATGCTTTGTGGAAGGGGTCCAATAATGGAGGGGTGTCGGCTATCATTGATGAGATCCCCTATTTGACTTCTTTCCTCTCAGACCGTCGGTATGGAAATGATTTTAGGATGCTCGGGTGCATTTACAAGACTCCTGGATTTGGTTTT GCATTTAATCTAGGTTCTCCGCTAGTTCATAATCTTTCGACTGCCATCCTGAACCTAGCAGGAGGGGATGAGGGATCACGAATCGAAGTGAAATGGTTTGGCACAACTTCATCGCCGATAGGTGCTGGCACAATCCCAGACACTGATTCCGCGCCTCTCACTTTAGAAAGTTTCTCCGGTCTCTTCGTCATCACGGGATCCATTTCAACTCTCATGCTGCTGATAAGCATTATGAGGTTGATTTATGCCAAATGCATTGAGTTGAGAAAGGCTGATGTGGAAAGTGTCAGCTACAGTGGCACTGACGATGAGTCCCGCCTGTTGCAGAATGGCATAGGTGGCAACCCCAGCCCTGATCAACAACCATTACATGAAGCTGGCAATAATCATTCCGGGGGTGTCCATATGAGTGGCGAAAATGCTGGGGACACAGAGCCTGACCCAGTGCAGCAGAATGGCTCTGTCCCTGCAGGACACATTCAGATTGAGATGCGCAATATCTAA